Proteins co-encoded in one Desulfitobacterium hafniense DCB-2 genomic window:
- a CDS encoding glycosyltransferase family 4 protein: protein MKLVIPVLSLETGGTRFIYQIANEMAAKGHHVEIVLPEHAVVAWPLRTQITRVRELTPATIPAGDFILPNFWPTVFPAWGAQKGRVVRLSLGFEPLWVKEKENALATYHIDAPILSISQWHRQIIRQETGRDSTIIPGGVDLSLFHPHPKKSLMANTGPTIAYILRSKEHGYTWKGSDDFWEAIRITAQSFPHFTLQIVAPEGAAYPSPVPYQPIVATTDAELALFYAQADIFVSTSYFEAFAMPPLEAMACGTAVVTTDNGGNRDYAKNGENCLVVPPSDIQQLSQSLLHLLTQAQERQRLAQAGQHTAQAWTWRHSADRLEQFLFQLSRN, encoded by the coding sequence ATGAAATTGGTTATTCCTGTATTGAGTTTGGAAACCGGGGGAACCCGTTTTATCTATCAAATTGCCAACGAAATGGCAGCTAAAGGGCATCACGTGGAAATAGTTCTGCCGGAACACGCTGTAGTGGCCTGGCCTCTTCGAACCCAGATCACCCGGGTCAGGGAGCTGACACCAGCCACTATCCCTGCCGGCGATTTTATTCTGCCTAATTTCTGGCCAACGGTCTTCCCCGCCTGGGGGGCCCAAAAGGGCCGGGTAGTTCGCCTTAGCCTCGGCTTTGAACCCCTATGGGTCAAGGAAAAGGAAAACGCCTTAGCCACCTACCATATTGATGCTCCCATCCTTTCTATATCCCAGTGGCATCGGCAGATTATTCGCCAGGAAACCGGCCGGGACAGCACCATCATACCAGGCGGTGTCGATCTTAGTCTTTTCCACCCCCATCCCAAAAAATCCCTTATGGCCAACACGGGACCTACCATTGCCTATATCCTTCGTTCCAAAGAGCACGGCTACACTTGGAAAGGGAGCGATGATTTTTGGGAAGCCATCCGGATCACTGCCCAAAGCTTTCCCCACTTTACCCTCCAGATAGTAGCACCGGAAGGGGCGGCTTATCCATCCCCTGTCCCCTACCAGCCAATCGTGGCGACGACAGATGCGGAGTTGGCACTTTTCTATGCTCAGGCGGATATTTTTGTTTCCACCTCCTATTTTGAAGCTTTTGCCATGCCCCCACTGGAAGCCATGGCTTGTGGTACTGCCGTGGTTACCACAGACAATGGTGGAAATCGTGACTATGCAAAAAATGGGGAGAACTGCCTTGTCGTTCCCCCCAGCGATATTCAGCAGCTCTCCCAGTCCTTGCTTCATCTCCTGACTCAAGCACAGGAGCGTCAGCGTCTGGCCCAAGCCGGACAGCATACTGCCCAGGCCTGGACTTGGCGACACTCTGCGGATCGCCTGGAGCAATTTCTCTTTCAGCTTAGCCGTAATTAA
- a CDS encoding class I SAM-dependent methyltransferase, with product MSVKIVHHKNFLGMIKELMKDAQSVLDIGCGVGATLKDFPCPIKIGVDAHGPYLEKARLATSFLPIKYEAQRIGEIFLAKSVDCVSMIDVIEHMEKGVGYEVLAQAERIAVKRVIVFTPRGFFKQKAEDHYGLGGESFQEHRSGWEIEDFTQRGYQVIVFNQFHDQSNLAFVESYGKDAKPMDALLAWKELR from the coding sequence ATGTCAGTAAAAATTGTTCACCACAAAAATTTTTTAGGAATGATAAAGGAGCTCATGAAAGATGCTCAATCCGTATTAGATATTGGCTGCGGAGTAGGTGCAACTCTGAAGGATTTTCCTTGCCCCATTAAGATTGGTGTAGACGCACATGGACCCTATCTTGAGAAAGCCAGGTTGGCTACCTCCTTTTTACCCATAAAATATGAGGCCCAGCGCATTGGGGAAATCTTTCTAGCCAAATCCGTTGATTGTGTCTCCATGATCGATGTGATTGAACACATGGAGAAGGGTGTAGGGTATGAAGTTCTGGCGCAGGCGGAAAGAATTGCCGTGAAAAGAGTCATTGTCTTTACCCCTCGGGGCTTCTTTAAACAAAAAGCGGAGGATCACTACGGTTTAGGTGGGGAAAGCTTTCAAGAGCATCGCTCCGGTTGGGAAATAGAAGATTTTACCCAGAGGGGCTATCAGGTTATAGTTTTCAATCAGTTTCATGACCAGAGCAACCTGGCCTTTGTAGAGTCTTACGGGAAGGATGCTAAGCCCATGGATGCCTTATTGGCATGGAAAGAGCTCCGTTAA
- a CDS encoding YncE family protein, whose product MAILTTGVIENPTVAGQKQTATLSVRYRNTGHLPAVIQIWGYYLQGSNKVEYVVDSITLASGVVKDTQHYAQFDALEFRFMITSQDVKLKVWGKNVSGTMTAIYPVRPVDPISSGQIHEQGKKATENQLYAIHPERNSVDVLDKSTRAPIMTIPVGINPQGMGINPLTGRVYVSNHGSNTVTVIDGSTNTVIATVLVGASPAEIRVDSKSNRIYVTNQGSGTVSVINGTTHTVMSTLKK is encoded by the coding sequence ATGGCGATATTGACGACAGGAGTCATTGAGAATCCGACTGTGGCGGGGCAAAAACAGACCGCAACACTTTCTGTAAGGTATCGCAATACCGGCCACCTACCGGCAGTGATTCAAATCTGGGGCTATTATCTGCAGGGAAGTAATAAAGTAGAGTATGTGGTTGATTCCATTACTTTAGCTTCCGGTGTGGTCAAGGACACCCAACACTATGCCCAGTTTGATGCTCTGGAATTTCGCTTCATGATCACTTCGCAAGATGTGAAATTAAAAGTCTGGGGAAAAAACGTCTCAGGAACAATGACCGCAATTTATCCCGTACGCCCGGTTGATCCTATATCTTCAGGGCAAATTCATGAACAGGGAAAAAAAGCCACGGAAAATCAGCTCTATGCTATCCATCCGGAAAGAAATTCCGTGGACGTCCTGGATAAATCGACCCGGGCACCTATCATGACCATTCCTGTAGGTATCAATCCTCAGGGAATGGGCATCAACCCTCTTACCGGTCGGGTTTACGTCTCTAATCATGGAAGCAACACAGTCACAGTAATCGATGGAAGCACGAATACTGTAATCGCTACGGTGCTTGTAGGAGCTTCACCTGCGGAGATTCGGGTGGATTCTAAGTCCAATCGAATCTATGTCACCAACCAGGGGAGCGGAACAGTTTCTGTCATCAATGGAACCACTCATACGGTGATGTCCACTCTCAAAAAATAA
- a CDS encoding NAD-dependent epimerase/dehydratase family protein, whose protein sequence is MAKVLVTGSKGTLGTRLVEELRKRGHEVWEVDLQHDAEEKYFRADIAKYRQLERVFEQDYDYVYHLAAEFGRINGEHYYDTLWETNVIGTRNILEWQLKKGFKLIFTSSSEIYGEAQEPLLTEDLPQQKTIIQHNDYALTKWANEVQIINFEKRYETPIVRLRLFNAYGPGEYYHPYRSVVCLFVYRALKGIPYDVYEGYHRVFMYVDNLIPTIANVGNNFKPGEVYNIGGTEYRSVRELSDLVLKYTQGDPGLIRYLPEDKHNTVSKRPDIQKAVRDLGHNPKMLLEEGIPITVEWMKKIYGEGR, encoded by the coding sequence ATGGCAAAGGTTTTGGTTACAGGGAGTAAAGGAACTCTGGGTACCCGTTTGGTAGAGGAACTTAGGAAACGGGGACATGAAGTATGGGAAGTGGACCTACAGCATGATGCTGAGGAAAAATATTTCAGAGCAGATATTGCCAAATACCGGCAATTAGAACGGGTATTTGAACAGGATTACGATTATGTCTATCATTTAGCTGCAGAGTTTGGTCGCATTAATGGTGAGCATTATTATGATACCCTTTGGGAAACCAACGTGATTGGAACACGTAATATATTGGAATGGCAATTGAAAAAGGGCTTTAAACTCATCTTTACCAGTTCTTCTGAAATCTATGGTGAAGCTCAGGAGCCTCTATTAACAGAAGATCTCCCTCAGCAAAAAACTATCATTCAGCATAATGACTACGCTTTAACAAAATGGGCAAATGAAGTGCAAATCATTAATTTTGAAAAGAGATACGAAACTCCGATCGTTCGGCTGCGGCTTTTTAATGCTTATGGGCCAGGGGAATATTACCACCCCTACCGCAGTGTAGTCTGCCTCTTCGTCTATCGTGCTCTTAAAGGAATACCCTATGATGTCTATGAAGGGTATCATCGTGTATTTATGTATGTGGATAATCTTATTCCGACCATTGCCAATGTGGGTAATAACTTTAAACCTGGTGAAGTCTATAATATCGGGGGGACAGAGTATCGCAGCGTCAGAGAACTCAGTGATCTGGTGCTCAAATATACTCAGGGAGATCCGGGATTGATCAGATATCTTCCTGAAGACAAGCACAATACAGTGAGTAAGCGGCCGGATATTCAGAAAGCTGTAAGAGATTTGGGCCACAATCCGAAGATGCTGTTGGAAGAAGGCATTCCCATTACGGTAGAATGGATGAAGAAAATCTATGGGGAGGGACGCTAA
- a CDS encoding glycosyltransferase family 4 protein, with protein sequence MKIILPVMSLEMGGGARFLYHLANALTDKGHDVEVIMPSKGAQVWPLRAKLTRVPELSPANIPYGDFILPNFYTTVGAAWASQKGKVVRLSLGYEPLWVPDTESAKQSYLIDAPILSISQWHRQLILQETGRNSTVISCGVDHHLFRPCPKRSSQTGRKNIFYILRNPALGYIWKGGEDFFNALSLLKGLDFEVTVTLTEATQLTGSFPCRTVYAASDQEMAALYGEADLFVYNSYFEAFGLPPLEAMACGTAVITTDCGGSRDYAHNGENCLVVPPSDINQLQQALHLLLTQDGERQRLASAGFAFAQAWTWQRTADQVEAFLLSL encoded by the coding sequence ATGAAAATAATTTTACCGGTAATGAGCCTTGAGATGGGCGGAGGAGCTCGTTTCCTGTATCATCTGGCTAATGCCCTCACGGATAAAGGACATGATGTTGAAGTTATCATGCCCAGTAAAGGGGCCCAGGTCTGGCCCCTGCGTGCGAAATTAACCCGTGTGCCTGAATTAAGTCCGGCCAATATTCCCTATGGCGATTTTATCCTACCCAACTTTTATACCACCGTTGGAGCGGCATGGGCTTCTCAAAAAGGAAAGGTTGTTCGCCTAAGTCTTGGTTATGAACCTCTCTGGGTTCCTGACACAGAATCAGCCAAACAAAGCTATCTCATTGATGCGCCGATCTTAAGTATCTCCCAATGGCATCGTCAGCTGATCCTCCAAGAAACCGGCAGGAACAGCACCGTCATTTCCTGTGGTGTGGATCACCATCTTTTCCGCCCTTGTCCCAAGCGCTCTTCCCAGACAGGTCGTAAAAATATTTTTTATATCCTGCGCAATCCTGCTTTAGGGTATATCTGGAAAGGAGGAGAGGATTTTTTCAATGCCCTCTCACTTTTGAAGGGTCTTGATTTTGAGGTTACTGTAACCCTTACTGAAGCGACGCAGCTTACAGGTTCATTCCCCTGCCGTACTGTCTATGCTGCCAGCGACCAAGAAATGGCCGCTCTCTACGGCGAAGCCGATCTTTTTGTCTACAATTCTTATTTTGAAGCCTTCGGTTTACCTCCCCTTGAAGCCATGGCCTGCGGGACAGCAGTCATCACCACAGACTGTGGGGGAAGCCGGGATTATGCTCATAATGGCGAAAACTGCCTGGTTGTTCCCCCCAGTGACATTAATCAGCTTCAACAAGCACTTCATCTGCTTCTAACCCAAGATGGAGAACGTCAACGTTTGGCTTCTGCGGGGTTTGCCTTTGCCCAAGCTTGGACCTGGCAACGGACTGCTGATCAGGTGGAGGCCTTTTTGTTGAGTCTTTAG
- a CDS encoding tetratricopeptide repeat-containing glycosyltransferase family 2 protein: MLENPISISLCMIVRNEEKTIARCLDSVCDIADEIIIVDTGSTDRTKEIVARYTDKIFDFAWIDDFAAARNYAFSLGTKEYLLWLDADDVILESDRLKFHNLKKNLNPSIDVVNMHYLLAFDSSENPTFTLRRNRLVRRGKNFRWKGAVHEYLEVSGNIMNSDIAIAHKSEEHDSERNLRIYEKRLEQGEEFSPRDLYYFANELYDHKQYEKAVEYYEKFLNTEKGWVEDNISACGKLADIYKLLGDSANAQAYLYKSFDYDTPRAEFCCRIGFNHLNAGKYQQAIFWYKLASELEKPTNSWGPKSEACWTYLPHLQLCVCYDRLGMHELAYKHNEIARDYRPDNPQILHNKKYLEGVLGLKG; encoded by the coding sequence ATGCTTGAAAACCCTATTTCTATCAGCTTGTGCATGATCGTGCGTAATGAGGAAAAGACAATTGCGCGCTGTTTAGATTCTGTATGCGATATTGCCGACGAAATCATTATTGTGGACACAGGTTCTACAGACCGCACTAAGGAAATTGTGGCCAGGTACACGGATAAAATTTTCGACTTTGCTTGGATCGATGATTTCGCGGCAGCCCGGAATTATGCCTTTAGCCTTGGGACAAAAGAATATCTTCTCTGGTTGGATGCAGATGATGTTATCTTAGAGTCGGACCGTCTTAAATTTCATAATTTAAAAAAAAATTTGAACCCTTCCATTGATGTGGTAAATATGCATTACCTGCTGGCTTTTGACTCATCAGAAAATCCAACATTCACGCTGAGAAGGAACCGGTTAGTTCGGCGAGGCAAGAATTTTCGCTGGAAAGGGGCAGTTCATGAGTATCTAGAGGTCAGTGGCAACATTATGAATAGTGATATTGCTATAGCTCATAAATCTGAGGAACATGATTCTGAGCGCAATTTGCGCATTTATGAAAAGCGTTTGGAACAAGGTGAAGAATTTTCGCCAAGAGATCTTTATTATTTTGCCAACGAACTTTATGACCATAAGCAATATGAAAAGGCTGTCGAGTATTATGAAAAATTCCTTAATACGGAGAAGGGATGGGTAGAAGATAATATATCCGCTTGCGGAAAACTAGCCGATATCTATAAACTACTGGGAGATTCGGCCAATGCCCAAGCCTACCTCTATAAATCTTTTGATTATGATACCCCCAGAGCAGAATTCTGCTGCCGAATTGGTTTTAATCACTTGAATGCAGGGAAATACCAGCAGGCAATTTTCTGGTATAAACTTGCGTCAGAACTTGAAAAGCCGACGAACAGTTGGGGACCTAAGAGTGAAGCCTGTTGGACCTATTTACCTCATCTGCAGCTTTGTGTTTGCTATGATCGGCTGGGCATGCACGAGCTTGCCTACAAGCACAACGAAATCGCCAGAGATTATCGTCCGGACAACCCCCAAATTCTTCATAATAAAAAATATTTAGAGGGAGTATTAGGCTTGAAGGGATAG
- a CDS encoding UDP binding domain-containing protein has product MKIAVVGLGNIGFNLFSYINKKYPNSVVGVDIDAGRVNDLRSQGYRVTTDYRALTGIDIWLLAPSTGDQGENLFAALGEMIICPGALISIESTLPPGTMELVRKYLEGKGYRCGQDVYLIHVPHRVMFGVDETVCDTPRVMGAFTQACRDKGRQFYEPLVPQLVEVEDVRIAELSKVVENVKRYVDVAFAQELYQYCKDQGMDFAELRKAVNSKSNVELLGTDWGIGGECLPKDMRFLRKVCPSPLLEGAAIADQEYRDRILQQVGTHQNVLIKGLSYKAGVKDLKHSRGVDLVRALEEAGNTVWVVDPLFTPEELEAAGFKTVEKFDEADLQGWIVLEREKALK; this is encoded by the coding sequence ATGAAAATTGCTGTCGTAGGATTAGGTAATATAGGTTTTAATCTCTTTTCGTATATCAATAAGAAATACCCGAATTCCGTAGTTGGAGTGGATATTGATGCCGGCCGGGTCAATGATTTACGCAGTCAGGGTTATCGAGTGACCACAGATTATCGGGCATTGACGGGCATCGATATCTGGTTGTTGGCACCGTCCACTGGTGACCAAGGCGAAAATCTCTTCGCTGCTTTAGGAGAAATGATCATTTGTCCTGGAGCGTTAATTTCCATTGAATCCACTTTACCGCCAGGGACCATGGAACTTGTCCGCAAGTATCTGGAAGGGAAAGGTTATCGCTGCGGACAGGATGTTTATTTAATTCATGTGCCTCATCGGGTCATGTTTGGGGTCGATGAGACAGTCTGCGATACACCAAGAGTCATGGGTGCTTTCACCCAGGCCTGCCGGGATAAGGGGAGACAGTTCTATGAACCTTTGGTACCGCAGCTTGTGGAAGTAGAGGATGTTCGGATTGCCGAACTATCTAAAGTGGTCGAAAATGTTAAGCGCTATGTGGATGTAGCCTTTGCCCAGGAGCTCTATCAGTATTGTAAAGATCAGGGAATGGACTTTGCAGAATTGAGAAAAGCAGTCAATAGCAAAAGCAATGTAGAACTCCTCGGGACTGATTGGGGTATCGGCGGGGAATGTCTGCCTAAAGATATGCGCTTTCTTCGGAAAGTCTGCCCTTCGCCTTTGCTTGAGGGAGCGGCAATAGCGGACCAGGAATATCGGGACAGAATTCTGCAGCAGGTAGGCACCCATCAAAATGTCCTAATTAAAGGCTTAAGCTATAAAGCAGGAGTTAAAGATCTTAAGCATAGCCGTGGAGTGGATCTGGTCCGGGCCTTGGAAGAGGCGGGGAATACCGTATGGGTAGTGGATCCTCTGTTCACGCCCGAAGAACTGGAAGCCGCCGGCTTTAAAACCGTGGAAAAGTTTGACGAGGCAGACCTCCAGGGTTGGATTGTCCTGGAGCGGGAAAAGGCCTTGAAATAA
- a CDS encoding LysR family transcriptional regulator, which yields MEIRHLEYFIEVARHKSFSVAAEVTHTSQPSISKAIKDLETELGKALFYRSTKYVKLTDAGELVLEQAQQIVAAFRNINTQLEGLAQLQTGKIHIGLPPITAVTTFSHMLGAFKSEYPRIQVQLFEYGPKKIEASLEDGLLDFGIFTPEDPELFEWIWFEQDPLSVIMHPNHPLALRECIDYKDFAGEQLILYNSDYKLHDIIIAGCKKAGINPEIAFATSQRELMTQMVAAKLGLALLPTKICQVLNSETIIYRPFSDSNLCLQLALVWKKGRYLPHAAHELLTFLKEKHFL from the coding sequence ATGGAAATACGGCATTTAGAATATTTCATCGAGGTTGCACGTCACAAAAGTTTCAGCGTCGCAGCTGAGGTAACCCATACCTCCCAGCCCTCAATCAGTAAAGCCATCAAGGATCTGGAGACAGAGCTGGGAAAAGCACTGTTCTATCGCAGTACCAAATATGTAAAACTGACCGACGCCGGGGAACTCGTTCTTGAGCAAGCACAACAAATTGTGGCAGCCTTTAGAAATATCAACACTCAGTTAGAAGGCTTGGCCCAACTGCAAACAGGAAAGATCCACATCGGACTCCCTCCTATTACTGCCGTCACCACCTTCTCCCATATGCTCGGTGCTTTTAAAAGCGAGTATCCTAGGATTCAAGTTCAGCTTTTCGAATATGGCCCTAAAAAGATTGAAGCCTCTCTTGAAGATGGTTTGCTGGACTTCGGCATTTTTACACCGGAAGATCCGGAACTCTTTGAATGGATTTGGTTCGAGCAAGACCCCCTTAGCGTCATTATGCACCCTAATCATCCTTTGGCTCTGAGGGAATGTATCGATTACAAAGACTTTGCCGGAGAACAACTGATTCTATACAACAGCGACTATAAGCTCCATGATATTATTATTGCTGGATGCAAAAAGGCCGGTATTAATCCAGAAATCGCCTTTGCAACCTCCCAGCGTGAATTAATGACCCAGATGGTGGCCGCTAAGCTTGGTCTGGCCCTTTTGCCTACGAAGATCTGCCAGGTTCTTAACTCTGAAACCATCATTTACCGACCCTTTTCAGACTCGAACTTATGCCTGCAACTGGCTTTGGTTTGGAAGAAAGGACGCTATCTTCCCCATGCCGCTCATGAATTATTGACCTTTTTAAAAGAAAAGCACTTTCTTTAA
- a CDS encoding GerMN domain-containing protein, which yields MKKRTLMMGVFSVLLSLIFLGGCGTNQNNPPNEPPNNSEQPAQEDMLANCLAYQENTKYVYEGQGNEYASFTTYVDYFKGDKVQLRTNNGGTETVRVLGLNAGQMIQLLAQGETYYREDLTQSSKLNSNGEVLLKEPLTKGTSWTLADNRKRTITNVDMDLSTPAGAYKVIEVTTEGKDNTIMDYYAPGVGLVKTVYKGSDGYEVTSTLSKLEKNTPLVQQVKIYYPNIDDGKIHTTNIPLSFKTNDITKQIFEDEFKKQAANHGKLIGENVKIKSLYLNQDGRVYVDFTKNFVTEMNAGAGYEGMILQSIVNTLGNYYGASEIYLTMEGEPYASGHIEMKKGEFFKVNMDNVVEG from the coding sequence ATGAAAAAGCGCACCTTAATGATGGGAGTATTTTCTGTTCTCTTATCGCTGATCTTCTTAGGAGGGTGTGGTACCAATCAGAACAATCCCCCTAATGAACCGCCAAATAACAGTGAACAGCCGGCACAAGAGGATATGCTCGCGAATTGCCTTGCTTATCAGGAGAACACCAAATACGTGTATGAAGGACAGGGCAATGAATATGCCTCCTTTACCACCTATGTGGATTACTTCAAAGGAGACAAGGTGCAGTTGAGGACGAACAACGGAGGGACAGAGACAGTTCGCGTGCTGGGGCTCAACGCCGGTCAGATGATACAGCTTTTAGCCCAAGGAGAAACCTATTACCGGGAGGATCTGACCCAGAGCTCCAAACTTAACAGCAATGGGGAAGTTCTTCTGAAAGAGCCCTTAACTAAAGGTACATCATGGACCTTGGCAGATAACCGTAAGCGCACCATCACTAATGTGGATATGGACCTTTCAACTCCTGCCGGAGCCTACAAAGTGATAGAAGTGACGACAGAGGGTAAGGATAATACAATTATGGACTACTATGCTCCCGGTGTAGGGCTGGTGAAAACGGTGTATAAAGGCTCCGACGGCTATGAAGTGACTTCCACCTTAAGCAAATTAGAAAAGAACACACCTTTGGTACAACAAGTCAAGATCTATTATCCCAATATCGATGACGGAAAAATTCATACTACAAATATTCCTTTATCCTTTAAGACCAACGATATTACCAAACAGATCTTTGAAGATGAGTTTAAAAAGCAGGCGGCCAATCATGGCAAACTCATTGGCGAGAATGTCAAAATCAAGAGCCTTTATCTTAATCAGGATGGCCGGGTCTATGTGGACTTTACTAAGAATTTTGTCACCGAAATGAATGCAGGCGCAGGATATGAAGGAATGATCCTGCAAAGTATTGTCAATACATTAGGCAATTATTATGGGGCTTCGGAAATCTACCTTACCATGGAAGGGGAACCCTACGCATCAGGGCATATTGAGATGAAGAAGGGCGAGTTTTTCAAGGTGAACATGGATAATGTAGTGGAAGGATAA
- a CDS encoding glycosyltransferase: MSMPKVSVVIPTYNHARYVTWAVESVLRQKYPSLEIIVIDDGSTDDTAQRLQPYQSRINYIYKSNGGTPNALNHGLQRATGEYICWLSADDMFLKGKLEKQVQLMEANPQVGFCYTSFIVIDENGLKKYAADSEFYPARQELVVNLLRGCFINGSSVMMRRTALERVGYFDEGLPQAHDYELWFRFLRHFPAGYIREPLIAYRWHGENMSLHPDNECIRIVQQRARELFPEWLGG; the protein is encoded by the coding sequence ATGTCCATGCCCAAAGTGAGTGTGGTTATCCCCACCTATAATCACGCTCGCTATGTGACCTGGGCTGTGGAAAGTGTCCTTCGACAAAAGTATCCTAGTTTAGAAATCATTGTTATTGATGATGGATCCACAGATGATACAGCCCAACGTCTTCAGCCTTATCAAAGTCGAATTAATTATATTTATAAGTCCAATGGCGGGACACCCAATGCCCTTAACCATGGACTCCAGCGGGCTACAGGTGAATATATCTGCTGGCTGAGCGCTGATGACATGTTTTTAAAGGGGAAGCTGGAGAAACAGGTTCAATTGATGGAAGCTAATCCGCAGGTGGGTTTTTGCTATACAAGTTTTATTGTTATTGATGAAAATGGGCTGAAAAAGTATGCAGCAGACTCAGAGTTTTATCCCGCACGTCAAGAACTGGTAGTTAATTTGCTCAGGGGATGCTTTATCAATGGTTCATCTGTTATGATGAGGCGCACTGCTCTTGAACGGGTAGGATATTTTGATGAAGGGTTGCCTCAGGCCCATGACTATGAATTGTGGTTCCGTTTTCTTCGTCATTTCCCCGCCGGCTATATCCGAGAGCCGCTCATAGCCTATCGGTGGCATGGAGAAAATATGAGCCTTCATCCTGATAATGAATGTATTCGTATCGTTCAGCAGAGAGCAAGAGAGCTTTTCCCTGAATGGTTAGGGGGATAG
- a CDS encoding C4-dicarboxylate ABC transporter codes for MLERHPIKYLAPAWFAVIMGTGGLANILFLWQDSFPLGHLFSIILAALVGLLYFCVLVPWVLRWFKYFPYAYRDLNHPLAGNFFVTMPVGTAILGTNIYLIWSKYLSETLTYSLMFTFWIIAIIGVTFFTFYTTFRMMRAEETPKPEMVNFSWIMAPIANMAVSLIGNPVLELTMKLHPSWSVSVLLINTALFGIGFFLFIFMSAIVFVRLANHPLPPAETIPSFGIFLSAVGLAVSAIIDASKNAQELGLLASTDLANLIAAVIWGFGIWIVGIIAIISVYQLRKGGGIPFSMGWWAYIFPLAAYTICSQKIAVVFITPLASGYTAFLTVLLALLWVYTFANTVRGAVSGKFFVGTPIQENSQREKCPSACKTDYGQSAFPLK; via the coding sequence GTGCTTGAACGTCATCCGATTAAATATTTAGCTCCTGCCTGGTTTGCAGTAATCATGGGTACAGGAGGTCTGGCCAATATACTTTTTCTATGGCAGGATTCATTTCCGTTGGGACATCTTTTCAGTATAATATTAGCTGCTTTAGTAGGTCTGCTCTATTTTTGTGTGCTTGTACCCTGGGTGCTCCGTTGGTTTAAGTATTTCCCTTACGCTTACCGTGATCTGAATCATCCTTTGGCAGGAAACTTTTTTGTGACCATGCCTGTAGGTACGGCAATTTTGGGAACCAATATCTATCTCATCTGGAGCAAGTATCTTAGTGAGACCCTGACCTATTCCTTGATGTTCACCTTTTGGATCATTGCTATTATCGGGGTTACTTTCTTTACCTTTTACACCACCTTTAGAATGATGCGGGCGGAAGAGACACCCAAGCCGGAGATGGTTAATTTTTCTTGGATTATGGCTCCTATAGCCAATATGGCCGTTTCCCTGATTGGCAATCCTGTGCTGGAGCTTACCATGAAACTTCATCCTTCCTGGAGTGTATCCGTTCTCCTTATCAATACAGCCTTATTCGGGATCGGCTTTTTTCTTTTTATCTTTATGAGCGCTATTGTCTTCGTCCGTTTGGCCAATCATCCACTTCCCCCTGCAGAGACCATACCCTCTTTCGGAATTTTTCTCAGTGCAGTAGGGCTGGCGGTCAGCGCGATTATTGATGCTTCAAAGAATGCTCAAGAGCTGGGACTTTTAGCTTCCACGGATCTGGCCAACCTTATTGCTGCGGTCATATGGGGGTTCGGTATTTGGATCGTAGGCATTATTGCAATTATCAGTGTATATCAGCTCCGTAAAGGCGGCGGGATTCCCTTTAGTATGGGCTGGTGGGCCTATATCTTCCCCTTGGCAGCCTACACTATATGCAGTCAAAAAATTGCTGTGGTATTCATTACTCCACTTGCTTCAGGTTATACAGCGTTTCTGACGGTTCTCCTTGCGCTTCTTTGGGTGTATACATTTGCGAACACAGTTCGTGGTGCGGTCAGCGGTAAATTTTTCGTTGGAACTCCTATTCAGGAGAATTCGCAAAGAGAAAAATGTCCATCGGCCTGTAAGACTGATTATGGTCAATCAGCCTTTCCTTTAAAATAA